CATTGAAATCTTGTTCTTGAGTTTTCTAGTCACAACTTCATAAAGTTTTTTCGTTTAATGGTACAACGAGAGATCTAGGAGATAAATCCAGTATCCAATCTACAAATGACTATATCGAGCAATAAATCAAAAGATCTTAAGAATACAGCTTACAATAAGAAATTATTCAATAAGATATCATTGTTTCTTGGTCTAGATCGTTTGGTTATGCCAAAGAATTTCAGTTATACAGTTATTTAATTTTGCTGCTGTGATGTGGACCGAAGGGTCAAAGAGAAGATCACTCGCATGCGAAGTTCGCTTAGGTCAACTTATGTAAACGTCAATTACTCTAACGGCTTGTAACGATTGGATGTAGTGGTATTATATTAAgcttgatcttttttttttttgaacaactattAAGCTTGATCTATGTTCTAATTTCGTAGGCTTTAGTAGGTCAGTAAACGCCACTTAGGCCCAATACGGATTATGTGGGCCTACTTTTGCTTACGTTAGTTCGTTTTTGTGAATCCGTAAATGAGGAAACGTGTAAAAGGCTCAGTGTGAAAACGGCATGGTGTTCGTTTCGATTTGACGGAATGATAACGCATGGACCAATCACCAACGAGATAATGAATAAGTAGACATAAACATTGAATCTGCATAATAAAATGCATTGCATTACGCATATACGTGCATTTTAGTTATATGAAATTATAATCACCAATTAACACTAGTCTAGAAAGTAGAAACAATATATAAAGCTAAATGCGAATTACATAATCTATGAATTCAACTTATTACACAAACCAAgccatatatatatgagaattcatcttttttttaagtgaattTATCTATACATGCAACTACATACATTCTTGTGATTGAAATGCTTGTATATACGTACATCTTagtaacataaaattatatataatcatCAATCAAAACACTGGACTAGAAAGTAGAAACATATATAGAGATATATGTGATAATGTGAAGCACTTAAGAAATGAGAGTATTCAACTTATTATACAACCCATATGAATTCATCTATACATGCAAGTACATACTCGCGATTAACAAACTTAAGAATGGCAAGGTTTGAGTTTTGATTCAAATTTAGAATTACATGAAAGTGGAGTGCATCCTCTTTGTATGTAAACTTTTCCCAAATAGGGTTAAGTAGCCTTTTAGATGCATTATACAAACGGATGCAATTATTATGGagattaaacaaataatatcgTAATTTTGTTTTCACATTGCACTTGATTAAATACTAAACAAGAATCAGAACTCAAACCTTGCCACAAAACAACTTACCACACATATATATACCGACTTATATgagtatgtttacatatatatgaggtatatatttattttgtaatcaCACAGATCGCCACAAAACAACTTAGCACACATATATATACCGACCTTTGAAATCACATGAGTACACACTTCTTGAGGCATGGTAGATATAGAAGGCATCACGATCGATCAAATCATATATCTTCTATTCTCTGGCCATGTTCTAAGCTAGACGACGTTCCAACAATCTCACCAGTACAATCTTGCGTCCGAAACGGCTGGGACAATGGAATATTACTATCAAAAGGATCATCATTGATAAGCGCATTTAGAAACGAAGAAAATTTATCATCGTAACAGAAACCAAAGTCTTCGTTGTCTTCACCACCAAAGACACTGAAAGTGATCTTGGTAGCTTCATTTCCGCTATTAACGGTGGTGTCATCAGTGTGAGAACTAGAATTAGGCTCTAGAAGATTCTGTCCACCGGAAACTTCTTCTCCGGGTTTATGATGAGCATTTTTTGCATCAAGAGGCTTGTGGGTTTGAGGATCAATGCCTTCACTTAAGAGTTTCTTACGAAGATGAGTGTTCCAATAGTTCTTAATCTCATTATCAGTCCTTCCCGGTATCCTTCCCGCGATCAGTGACCACCTTACAACACACATTATATTGAATTAGCATGATCATGTATGCGACTAATCCTGTAAAACAATCTTATATATAGCTCATTGTTGtaacattttcataatttatattcttataGAAAA
The Brassica napus cultivar Da-Ae chromosome A1, Da-Ae, whole genome shotgun sequence DNA segment above includes these coding regions:
- the LOC106347585 gene encoding transcription repressor MYB5, whose amino-acid sequence is MTSSRGKKQVVKKMIPCCMKMGMKRGPWTAEEDEILVSFIKKEGEGRWRSLPKRAGLLRCGKSCRLRWMNYLRPSVKRGGITPDEEDLIIRLHRLLGNRWSLIAGRIPGRTDNEIKNYWNTHLRKKLLSEGIDPQTHKPLDAKNAHHKPGEEVSGGQNLLEPNSSSHTDDTTVNSGNEATKITFSVFGGEDNEDFGFCYDDKFSSFLNALINDDPFDSNIPLSQPFRTQDCTGEIVGTSSSLEHGQRIEDI